A genomic region of Pirellulales bacterium contains the following coding sequences:
- a CDS encoding aldo/keto reductase yields the protein MANPDDLRYTKMALNNGSGAIPALGFGTLIPDPIATRNATKAALEAGFRVIDTAERYRTEREVGEAMQEVFKGGKIKREDVFVITKLWNTNHRPQRVKPACEASLKKLQLEFVDLYLIHTPFAFQPGDEQDPRDANGKVIYDQGVTLLDTWRAMEDLVNEGKCKAIGLSDVGLPQVQEIVEAARIKPAVVHVESHPYLPEWDLLNYCRKNGIVMQAFAALGHSSEPKLVEDPVVVAIAKRVNKTAAQVLLAWAIQRGTALLTTSKTPSRIQENFDVSALPEDAMREISDGIKSRVRFNAVVETGVPGFIPRRK from the coding sequence ATGGCAAATCCCGACGACCTCCGCTATACGAAAATGGCCCTCAACAATGGATCCGGCGCCATTCCCGCGCTCGGCTTTGGCACACTCATTCCCGACCCGATAGCAACCAGAAACGCGACCAAGGCGGCGCTCGAAGCAGGATTTCGCGTCATCGACACGGCGGAACGCTACCGAACTGAAAGGGAGGTCGGCGAAGCGATGCAGGAGGTATTCAAGGGCGGGAAGATCAAGCGGGAGGACGTGTTTGTCATCACGAAGCTCTGGAATACAAATCATCGTCCGCAGCGCGTCAAACCCGCCTGCGAGGCCAGTCTCAAGAAGCTCCAACTCGAATTCGTCGATCTCTATCTCATCCACACCCCCTTCGCTTTCCAGCCCGGAGACGAGCAAGATCCGAGAGACGCCAACGGCAAGGTGATTTATGACCAAGGGGTGACGTTGCTGGATACGTGGAGGGCGATGGAGGACTTGGTGAATGAAGGGAAGTGTAAGGCCATCGGATTATCCGACGTCGGCCTGCCACAGGTACAAGAAATCGTCGAAGCCGCCAGGATTAAGCCAGCAGTCGTTCACGTCGAATCCCATCCATATCTCCCGGAATGGGACCTGTTGAACTACTGCAGAAAGAATGGCATCGTGATGCAAGCTTTCGCGGCCCTGGGCCATAGCAGCGAGCCCAAGTTGGTGGAAGATCCTGTCGTCGTCGCTATCGCCAAGCGAGTCAACAAGACGGCGGCGCAAGTCTTGCTCGCCTGGGCGATCCAGCGCGGGACGGCACTCTTGACGACCTCGAAAACCCCCAGCCGCATCCAAGAGAACTTTGACGTTTCCGCCCTTCCTGAAGACGCGATGCGGGAGATTAGCGACGGAATCAAGTCGCGAGTTAGGTTTAATGCCGTTGTGGAGACCGGTGTTCCTGGATTCATTCCGAGACGAAAGTGA
- a CDS encoding autotransporter-associated beta strand repeat-containing protein, producing the protein MCSAHRFAVAAGVLCRRRIVPSSLRFSLVMLSALAASRAALGASGSNTWYPGATSGSWPVTSSWGSGIFNTIVPGATSGTTNADTATFNSGSIVTSITPDANRNLKNITFVTSTAAYTIGTTGGNALLMTSGGTIQIASTFSGSNLNETINAPLTLEGDYTLADNSAHTGVSLDFGGAISAADKPGGGSVLTVAGAGNTAISGAIGGIKTIDLVKSGAGTLTLSGNNTFTGGVTINAGTLQVDSAGALNSNSPNAVTFGSGSNGTLSLNGNSVTVAGLNGDSSATVSGSGAALTINNAGNDSYYGFLIGGMSVVKTGAGTLFLGNGNSFGGGLQVQQGTLAVTAINSEGTNGPLGPNPVTLGSSGHTGTLEWEGFMSDFQDAHFFTLQGGGAILAANSPLNLGGFIMGPGGLTIVSGLAVTLSNYGNSFSGGLNVDGFLVIPSINNAGTNGTLGANTSVTLGSNAVSGTLEYSGATASSTMAFTLSSSGGNFQIDSSSTNLTLSGVIGGTGALTKTGDGTLTLSGNNTYSGGTLINFGTLNVAADNNLGAVPGSPVTNITFNQGTYSTLQFAGAMSLSANRWILLNGFGGTIDTQANAISVPGVIAGAGSLTKVGAGTLTLSGNNTYSGGTIVSGGTLRTTGAGTLGAGPLAINAASGVTSSVNLGNNQNVSSLSGTVSGTGAVSLSIGSGVTLTDNQSSGNTTFQGVLINSGTFAKSGTSSLEINSAPTLNANSMLQVNAGKLRFNFVSGAATIGTGVTATVASGATLELAGSVSALSSGADRVNVMNSSNSPGLLVSGTHQQVGNIDGSGATQVNAGSDLTANHVVQSALIIGGTSGSPALVMIDASDASGNSLGQSSGLVLAGSLAPSDPFGAPDMSSASLSTATTDSTDLAVPAAGNSVGIGNASQVPEPSTLLLALLAVLGVGRIQFVRHHFRSQTVRPA; encoded by the coding sequence ATGTGCAGCGCTCATCGCTTCGCGGTCGCGGCGGGCGTCTTGTGTCGGCGACGAATCGTGCCCAGTTCGCTCAGATTCTCGCTCGTCATGCTGTCGGCCCTCGCGGCGAGCCGCGCCGCCCTGGGCGCCAGCGGCAGCAACACCTGGTATCCGGGAGCAACCAGCGGCAGTTGGCCAGTTACAAGCAGTTGGGGTAGCGGGATCTTTAATACGATTGTTCCCGGCGCCACTTCCGGAACCACGAACGCTGACACGGCGACGTTTAATTCCGGCAGCATAGTGACCTCCATCACCCCCGATGCCAATCGCAATCTTAAAAACATCACCTTCGTCACATCGACCGCGGCCTACACGATCGGCACGACCGGCGGCAACGCGCTGTTGATGACCTCCGGCGGCACGATCCAGATCGCCAGCACGTTTTCCGGCAGCAACCTTAACGAAACGATCAACGCTCCGCTGACGCTTGAGGGGGATTACACATTGGCCGACAACAGCGCGCACACGGGCGTGTCGCTGGACTTCGGCGGCGCCATCAGCGCGGCCGACAAGCCAGGGGGTGGTTCAGTACTGACGGTCGCCGGCGCCGGCAACACCGCAATCAGCGGCGCCATTGGCGGCATCAAAACGATCGATCTGGTTAAGTCCGGCGCCGGCACGTTGACCCTGAGCGGCAACAATACGTTTACCGGCGGCGTGACGATCAACGCCGGGACCCTCCAGGTCGACAGCGCGGGCGCCCTCAATTCGAATTCGCCCAACGCCGTCACGTTCGGTTCGGGCAGCAACGGAACATTGTCTCTCAATGGCAACAGCGTCACCGTTGCCGGCCTCAACGGCGACTCGTCGGCCACAGTTTCGGGCAGCGGGGCCGCGCTCACCATCAACAATGCCGGCAACGACAGCTACTACGGCTTCTTGATTGGCGGAATGTCCGTCGTCAAGACCGGCGCCGGCACCTTGTTTCTCGGCAATGGGAATTCGTTCGGCGGCGGCCTCCAGGTCCAGCAGGGCACGCTGGCGGTCACCGCGATCAACAGCGAAGGCACCAACGGCCCTTTGGGCCCCAATCCCGTCACATTGGGTTCCAGCGGCCATACCGGCACACTGGAATGGGAGGGCTTCATGAGCGACTTTCAGGATGCACATTTTTTTACACTCCAAGGCGGCGGCGCAATTCTTGCCGCCAACTCGCCCCTGAACTTGGGCGGCTTCATCATGGGCCCCGGCGGCCTGACGATCGTGTCCGGCCTCGCGGTGACGCTTAGTAATTACGGCAACAGCTTCAGCGGCGGGCTTAACGTCGATGGCTTTCTCGTCATCCCCAGCATTAACAACGCCGGCACGAACGGCACGCTGGGCGCCAACACCAGCGTCACGCTGGGTTCTAACGCAGTCAGCGGCACACTCGAATACAGCGGCGCCACTGCATCGAGCACAATGGCGTTCACGCTGAGCAGCAGCGGCGGCAATTTCCAGATTGACTCGTCGTCAACCAATCTCACGCTGAGCGGGGTGATCGGCGGCACCGGCGCCCTGACCAAGACCGGCGACGGCACGCTGACCCTGAGCGGCAACAACACGTACAGCGGCGGCACCCTCATCAACTTCGGCACACTGAACGTCGCCGCCGACAACAACCTAGGGGCGGTTCCCGGTTCGCCCGTGACCAATATCACCTTTAACCAAGGCACGTATAGCACGCTCCAATTTGCCGGCGCCATGTCGCTCAGCGCGAATCGCTGGATCCTCCTCAACGGCTTTGGCGGCACGATCGACACGCAGGCCAACGCAATCTCGGTTCCGGGCGTGATAGCCGGCGCCGGCTCCCTGACCAAGGTTGGCGCCGGCACGCTGACGCTCAGCGGCAACAACACTTACAGCGGTGGCACCATCGTGAGTGGCGGCACGCTCCGCACGACCGGGGCAGGCACGCTCGGCGCGGGCCCGCTCGCGATCAACGCCGCCAGTGGAGTCACCTCATCCGTCAATCTCGGCAATAACCAAAACGTAAGCAGTCTCAGTGGGACGGTAAGCGGCACCGGCGCCGTCAGTCTCAGCATCGGCTCGGGCGTCACGCTGACCGACAATCAATCGAGCGGCAACACCACGTTTCAGGGCGTGCTGATCAACTCGGGCACGTTTGCCAAGTCCGGGACCAGTTCTCTCGAAATCAACAGCGCCCCCACGCTAAACGCCAATAGCATGTTGCAAGTCAACGCCGGCAAGTTGCGATTCAACTTCGTCAGCGGCGCGGCCACCATCGGCACGGGCGTGACGGCCACGGTCGCGTCCGGCGCCACGTTGGAATTGGCCGGCTCGGTGTCGGCCTTGTCGTCCGGCGCCGATCGCGTGAATGTCATGAACAGCAGCAACTCCCCCGGCCTGCTCGTTTCCGGCACGCACCAGCAAGTCGGCAATATCGACGGTTCGGGCGCTACGCAGGTCAACGCGGGGAGCGACTTGACGGCCAATCACGTCGTCCAAAGCGCGCTGATTATCGGCGGAACTTCCGGAAGTCCGGCCCTCGTGATGATCGACGCCAGCGATGCGTCGGGCAATTCCTTGGGGCAGTCGAGCGGATTGGTCTTGGCCGGGTCGCTGGCGCCCAGCGACCCGTTCGGAGCGCCCGACATGAGTTCCGCAAGCTTGAGTACGGCAACTACCGACAGCACCGATCTGGCTGTCCCGGCAGCGGGCAATTCCGTTGGGATTGGCAATGCCTCGCAGGTGCCCGAACCCTCCACGCTTCTGCTCGCACTCCTTGCGGTTTTGGGTGTAGGTCGCATCCAGTTCGTGCGGCACCACTTCCGATCTCAAACAGTCAGACCCGCTTAG